The following are encoded together in the Salvelinus alpinus chromosome 37, SLU_Salpinus.1, whole genome shotgun sequence genome:
- the LOC139565659 gene encoding keratocan-like, with translation MTLLLALSSVLLLVGPALAQSPDMSYEDYMAQLQACPKECRCPPSFPNAVYCDNKALKRIPTIPPHTWYLYLQNNLIDVLSTDAFRNATQLRWINLNRNRITSEGMEEGALAAIPRLVHLYMDDNLLSSVPANLPSSLEQLRLSRNRISKIPAGVFSGLDRLTLLELQGNKLQDDAVTEVSLKGLSNLVQINLAKNQLTTMPLGLPITITQLFLDNNAIEKIPADYFKGLPKVAFLRLNRNKLVNGGLPKNVFNMSSILDLQLSHNQLTQVPMIPSGLEHLHLDHNQIKSVNGSDICPVSADALEGYVTETAPKLRYLRLDGNEVKPPIPRDLMVCFRLLRSIVI, from the exons ATGACGCTTCTCCTGGCCCTTTCCTCCGTCCTGCTTCTGGTCGGTCCCGCTCTGGCCCAGAGCCCGGACATGTCCTACGAAGACTATATGGCCCAGTTACAGGCCTGTCCCAAAGAGTGCCGCTGCCCGCCCAGCTTCCCCAACGCCGTCTACTGCGACAACAAGGCTCTGAAGCGCATCCccaccatccccccacacacctgGTATCTGTACCTGCAGAACAACCTCATCGACGTACTGTCAACAGATGCTTTCCGCAACGCCACGCAGCTGCGCTGGATCAACCTCAACCGCAACCGCATCACCAGCGAGGGCATGGAGGAGGGTGCCCTGGCCGCCATACCCCGCCTGGTCCACCTCTACATGGATGACAACCTGTTGAGCTCCGTCCCAGCCAACCTGCCCTCCAGCCTGGAGCAGCTGCGCCTCTCCCGCAACCGCATCTCCAAGATCCCCGCCGGGGTGTTCTCAGGTCTGGATCGGCTGACACTGCTGGAACTGCAGGGGAACAAGCTCCAGGATGACGCAGTGACCGAGGTGAGCCTGAAGGGCCTGAGCAACCTGGTCCAGATCAACCTAGCCAAGAACCAGCTTACCACCATGCCCCTGGGCCTCCCCATCACCATCACCCAGCTCTTCCTGGACAACAACGCCATTGAGAAGATCCCAGCTGACTACTTCAAGGGTCTACCCAAGGTGGCCTTCCTCAGGCTCAACCGCAACAAGCTGGTAAACGGCGGGCTGCCCAAGAACGTGTTCAACATGTCCAGCATCCTGGACCTGCAGTTGTCCCATAACCAGCTAACTCAGGTTCCTATGATCCCCTCAGGCCTGGAACACCTCCACCTGGACCACAACCAGATTAAGA GTGTGAATGGATCTGATATCTGCCCTGTGTCGGCTGATGCTCTGGAGGGCTATGTCACTGAGACCGCTCCTAAACTCCGCTACCTCCGTCTCGATGGCAATGAGGTCAAGCCACCGATACCCAGAGACCTTATGGTGTGCTTCCGTCTCCTCAGGTCCATCGTCATATAA
- the LOC139565658 gene encoding lumican-like isoform X2, which yields MFPLRVPIFAVLVSLTVGQYDDYDYQPASQHGPSSANCAQECECPINFPTAMYCDSRNLKFVPIVPSGIKYLYLQNNLIEEIKAGVFDNVTAELRWLVLDHNQITNDKVAKGTIDKLTGLHKILFSFNKLTEAVIPPSMSLDELKMMNNQLSKFPAGSLAGMQNLTSVHLQNNELTSKALNGVFKGLNKLVAIDLTNNKLKKLPSGMSSSLEVFYGDHNDISSIAAGDLKELPKLAYLRLAYNQMTDAGIPAGVFNVTSLIELDLSYNKLQSIPEINEQLEHLYLQVNEINKFNLENICKFSGPLNYSRLKHLRLDGNNITHADLPHDSSNCLRQASDIIFD from the exons ATGTTTCCCCTCCGTGTCCCCATCTTTGCCGTGCTGGTCAGCCTGACCGTGGGTCAGTACGATGACTACGACTACCAGCCGGCTTCCCAGCACGGCCCGTCCAGCGCCAACTGTGCCCAGGAATGCGAGTGCCCCATCAACTTCCCCACTGCCATGTACTGTGACTCCCGCAACCTTAAGTTTGTGCCCATTGTGCCTTCAGGCATCAAGTACCTGTACCTGCAGAACAACCTGATCGAGGAGATCAAGGCTGGGGTCTTCGACAACGTCACGGCTGAACTCCGTTGGCTGGTCTTGGACCATAACCAGATCACCAATGACAAGGTCGCCAAGGGAACCATCGACAAGCTGACCGGACTTCATAAGATCTTGTTCAGCTTCAACAAACTGACGGAAGCTGTGATCCCTCCCTCCATGTCCTTGGACGAGCTGAAGATGATGAACAACCAGCTGTCCAAGTTCCCCGCAGGGAGTCTGGCCGGCATGCAGAACCTGACCTCGGTCCACCTCCAGAACAACGAGCTGACCTCTAAAGCTCTTAACGGGGTCTTCAAGGGCCTCAACAAGCTGGTGGCCATAGACTTGACCAACAACAAGCTGAAGAAGCTGCCCTCAGGCATGTCCAGTTCGCTGGAGGTCTTCTATGGCGATCACAATGACATCAGCAGCATCGCAGCCGGGGACCTCAAAGAGCTGCCCAAGCTGGCGTACCTGAGGTTGGCCTACAATCAGATGACGGATGCAGGGATTCCGGCGGGCGTGTTCAATGTGACGAGCCTGATCGAGCTGGATCTGTCCTACAACAAGCTGCAGTCCATCCCTGAGATCAACGAACAGCTGGAGCATCTCTATCTGCAGGTCAACGAAATCAACA AGTTCAACCTGGAGAATATTTGCAAGTTCTCTGGCCCTCTGAACTACTCCAGACTGAAGCACCTGCGTCTGGATGGGAACAACATCACACATGCCGACCTACCCCATGACTCCTCCAACTGCCTGCGCCAGGCCTCCGACATCATCTTCGACTAA
- the LOC139565658 gene encoding lumican-like isoform X1: protein MDSCHFLKGSCSVVPSTVMFPLRVPIFAVLVSLTVGQYDDYDYQPASQHGPSSANCAQECECPINFPTAMYCDSRNLKFVPIVPSGIKYLYLQNNLIEEIKAGVFDNVTAELRWLVLDHNQITNDKVAKGTIDKLTGLHKILFSFNKLTEAVIPPSMSLDELKMMNNQLSKFPAGSLAGMQNLTSVHLQNNELTSKALNGVFKGLNKLVAIDLTNNKLKKLPSGMSSSLEVFYGDHNDISSIAAGDLKELPKLAYLRLAYNQMTDAGIPAGVFNVTSLIELDLSYNKLQSIPEINEQLEHLYLQVNEINKFNLENICKFSGPLNYSRLKHLRLDGNNITHADLPHDSSNCLRQASDIIFD, encoded by the exons ATGGACTCTTGTCATTTCCTGAAGGGTTCCTGCTCGGTTGTCCCTAG TACAGTTATGTTTCCCCTCCGTGTCCCCATCTTTGCCGTGCTGGTCAGCCTGACCGTGGGTCAGTACGATGACTACGACTACCAGCCGGCTTCCCAGCACGGCCCGTCCAGCGCCAACTGTGCCCAGGAATGCGAGTGCCCCATCAACTTCCCCACTGCCATGTACTGTGACTCCCGCAACCTTAAGTTTGTGCCCATTGTGCCTTCAGGCATCAAGTACCTGTACCTGCAGAACAACCTGATCGAGGAGATCAAGGCTGGGGTCTTCGACAACGTCACGGCTGAACTCCGTTGGCTGGTCTTGGACCATAACCAGATCACCAATGACAAGGTCGCCAAGGGAACCATCGACAAGCTGACCGGACTTCATAAGATCTTGTTCAGCTTCAACAAACTGACGGAAGCTGTGATCCCTCCCTCCATGTCCTTGGACGAGCTGAAGATGATGAACAACCAGCTGTCCAAGTTCCCCGCAGGGAGTCTGGCCGGCATGCAGAACCTGACCTCGGTCCACCTCCAGAACAACGAGCTGACCTCTAAAGCTCTTAACGGGGTCTTCAAGGGCCTCAACAAGCTGGTGGCCATAGACTTGACCAACAACAAGCTGAAGAAGCTGCCCTCAGGCATGTCCAGTTCGCTGGAGGTCTTCTATGGCGATCACAATGACATCAGCAGCATCGCAGCCGGGGACCTCAAAGAGCTGCCCAAGCTGGCGTACCTGAGGTTGGCCTACAATCAGATGACGGATGCAGGGATTCCGGCGGGCGTGTTCAATGTGACGAGCCTGATCGAGCTGGATCTGTCCTACAACAAGCTGCAGTCCATCCCTGAGATCAACGAACAGCTGGAGCATCTCTATCTGCAGGTCAACGAAATCAACA AGTTCAACCTGGAGAATATTTGCAAGTTCTCTGGCCCTCTGAACTACTCCAGACTGAAGCACCTGCGTCTGGATGGGAACAACATCACACATGCCGACCTACCCCATGACTCCTCCAACTGCCTGCGCCAGGCCTCCGACATCATCTTCGACTAA